A part of Acidimicrobiales bacterium genomic DNA contains:
- a CDS encoding ABC transporter ATP-binding protein, producing MSAKRKRTEEPEVIPAVRTVGLAKDYGDLVALAPLDLSVPPGQSLVLVGHNGSGKTTLLRLTAGLLEATDGSVEIAGAEAGTIAARAVTSYLPDNPVLYDDLSVWEHAEYIARLHGVDDWEGWTAELLGRLGLSHRADDLPSTFSRGLRQKTSILLSLVRPFSVLLVDEPFVGLDAGGKEALLGLLREVHAEGATLVVATHELAFVDMVDRCVALREGEVIHDGPTDGIDVLSLVS from the coding sequence GTGAGCGCGAAGCGGAAGCGGACCGAGGAGCCCGAGGTGATCCCGGCGGTGCGCACCGTGGGGCTCGCCAAGGACTACGGCGACCTCGTGGCCCTCGCCCCCCTCGACCTCAGCGTCCCGCCCGGACAGTCGTTGGTGCTGGTGGGGCACAACGGCTCGGGCAAGACCACCCTCCTGCGCCTCACCGCCGGCCTGCTCGAGGCGACGGACGGCTCGGTGGAGATCGCCGGCGCCGAGGCCGGCACCATCGCCGCCCGGGCCGTCACCTCCTACCTGCCCGACAACCCGGTGCTCTACGACGACCTCAGCGTCTGGGAGCACGCCGAGTACATCGCCCGCCTCCACGGCGTCGACGACTGGGAGGGTTGGACGGCCGAGCTCCTCGGTCGTCTCGGCCTGTCCCACCGAGCCGACGACCTGCCGTCCACCTTCAGCCGGGGGCTCAGGCAGAAGACGTCGATCCTGCTCAGCCTGGTGCGCCCCTTCTCCGTCCTGCTGGTCGACGAGCCCTTCGTCGGCCTCGACGCCGGCGGCAAGGAGGCGCTGCTCGGGCTGCTGCGGGAGGTGCACGCCGAAGGGGCCACCCTCGTCGTCGCCACCCACGAGCTGGCCTTCGTCGACATGGTCGACCGCTGCGTGGCGCTGCGCGAGGGGGAGGTCATCCACGACGGCCCCACCGACGGCATCGACGTGCTGTCGCTGGTGTCGTAG
- a CDS encoding Na(+)/H(+) antiporter subunit C, translated as MILALAVGVGVLFATGTWMLMQRTLTRVILGLALLSHGVNLLLIFAGGPPGAPPFVGSTAEPFSDTLSQAMILTAIVISFGLTGFLLALAYRSWQLTGADEVEDDLEDARIARASHQRGAREPGPVEYDDTLPSEFPADRAGTSTPDRGSVG; from the coding sequence GTGATCCTCGCGCTCGCGGTCGGGGTCGGCGTGCTGTTCGCCACCGGCACCTGGATGCTGATGCAGCGCACGCTCACCCGCGTGATCCTCGGGCTGGCGCTTCTCAGCCACGGCGTGAACCTGCTGCTCATCTTCGCGGGCGGGCCGCCGGGCGCTCCGCCGTTCGTCGGCTCCACCGCCGAGCCCTTCAGCGACACCCTGTCCCAGGCCATGATCCTGACGGCCATCGTCATCTCGTTCGGGCTCACCGGCTTCCTGCTGGCGCTCGCCTACCGCAGCTGGCAGCTCACCGGAGCCGACGAGGTGGAGGACGACCTCGAGGACGCGCGGATCGCCCGGGCGAGCCACCAGCGCGGTGCTCGGGAGCCGGGGCCGGTCGAGTACGACGACACGCTGCCCAGCGAGTTCCCCGCCGACCGCGCCGGCACGTCGACGCCCGACCGGGGGTCGGTCGGGTGA
- a CDS encoding Na+/H+ antiporter subunit D: MNVLVPLPVILCLVGAGLSMACYRRVAAQRVLGLAALGVSLAAAVAVLVRVERDGPVAVDLGGWPAPVGITYVADLLSALLLVISLATVLCVLVFAVGQEGADASSRYFHPVYLVLTAGVAAAFLTGDLFHLFVAFELLLAASYVLITLGGRRDQVRTGMTYVVINILASTLFLAALALLYAATGTVNMAELVRKLADLPDGVRTALGVLFFVVFGLKAAIFPLFSWLPDSYPTAPAPVTAIFAGLLTKVGVYAIIRSQTMLFGGDGAPGWLILTVAGLTMVVGVLGAIAQDDMKRILSFHIVSQIGYMVLGIGLFTVSGVAGAVFFVIHQIPVKASLFLVSGMVEHATGTAALHSLGGLLRRLPVVAALFGLAALSLAGMPPLSGFPAKLGLVEAGFTADAWVVTGVSLAVSLFTLFSMNKIWAGVFWGERGGAVPSPPAGRARLLVPAQMTIGTAVLVGVTVAVALFAGPLYDLSSQAAEGLLDPAAYVQAVLGR; this comes from the coding sequence GTGAACGTGCTCGTGCCCCTCCCGGTGATCCTCTGCCTGGTGGGCGCAGGCCTGTCGATGGCCTGCTACCGCCGGGTGGCGGCCCAGCGGGTGCTCGGCCTCGCGGCGCTGGGGGTGTCGCTGGCCGCCGCCGTCGCGGTGCTGGTGCGCGTCGAGCGCGACGGCCCCGTCGCCGTCGACCTGGGTGGCTGGCCCGCGCCGGTGGGCATCACCTACGTCGCCGACCTGCTCTCGGCCCTGCTCCTCGTGATCTCGCTGGCCACCGTGCTGTGCGTGCTGGTCTTCGCGGTCGGCCAGGAGGGCGCCGACGCGTCGTCGCGGTACTTCCACCCCGTGTACCTGGTGCTCACCGCCGGCGTGGCGGCCGCCTTCCTCACCGGCGACCTCTTCCACCTGTTCGTCGCCTTCGAGCTGCTGCTGGCCGCCAGCTACGTCCTGATCACCCTCGGCGGCCGCCGCGACCAGGTGCGCACCGGGATGACCTACGTGGTCATCAACATCCTCGCCTCGACGCTCTTCCTGGCCGCCCTGGCCCTGCTGTACGCGGCCACGGGCACCGTGAACATGGCCGAGCTGGTCCGCAAGCTCGCCGACCTGCCCGACGGCGTGCGCACCGCCCTCGGCGTGCTGTTCTTCGTGGTCTTCGGGCTGAAGGCGGCGATCTTCCCGCTGTTCAGCTGGCTCCCCGACTCGTACCCGACGGCGCCGGCACCGGTCACCGCGATCTTCGCCGGGCTGCTGACCAAGGTGGGCGTGTACGCCATCATCCGGAGCCAGACCATGCTGTTCGGGGGCGACGGCGCGCCGGGCTGGCTGATCCTGACGGTCGCCGGGCTCACGATGGTGGTCGGCGTGCTGGGGGCGATCGCCCAGGACGACATGAAGCGGATCCTGAGCTTCCACATCGTGAGCCAGATCGGGTACATGGTGCTCGGCATCGGGCTCTTCACCGTGAGCGGCGTGGCCGGAGCCGTGTTCTTCGTGATCCACCAGATCCCCGTGAAGGCGTCGTTGTTCCTCGTGAGCGGCATGGTGGAGCACGCCACCGGCACCGCGGCCCTGCACTCCCTCGGCGGCCTCCTCCGCCGGCTGCCGGTCGTGGCCGCGCTGTTCGGCCTGGCCGCGCTGAGCCTGGCCGGCATGCCGCCCCTCTCGGGCTTCCCGGCCAAGCTCGGGCTGGTCGAGGCCGGCTTCACCGCCGACGCCTGGGTGGTCACCGGGGTGAGCCTGGCGGTGAGCCTGTTCACCCTCTTCTCCATGAACAAGATCTGGGCGGGCGTCTTCTGGGGGGAGCGCGGCGGGGCCGTCCCGTCGCCGCCGGCCGGCCGGGCACGGCTGCTGGTGCCGGCGCAGATGACCATCGGCACGGCGGTGCTGGTGGGGGTCACCGTCGCGGTGGCCCTCTTCGCCGGGCCCCTGTACGACCTGAGCAGCCAGGCTGCCGAGGGCCTCCTCGACCCGGCCGCCTACGTGCAGGCGGTGCTCGGCCGGTGA
- a CDS encoding monovalent cation/H(+) antiporter subunit G, which yields MSAGDLLASVLVLGGVALVLLAAVGVVRFPDAFARMHAATKAATLGSALVVVAAVARDRGTGDTVELVLAILFLFVTSPAAGHMVARAAYRAGTELSPATSVDELASAPEPAAGTDQPAGGLAG from the coding sequence GTGAGCGCCGGCGACCTGCTCGCCTCGGTGCTCGTGCTGGGGGGCGTGGCCCTGGTGCTGCTCGCCGCGGTGGGGGTCGTGCGCTTCCCCGACGCCTTCGCGCGGATGCACGCGGCGACCAAGGCGGCGACCCTGGGGTCGGCGCTGGTGGTGGTGGCGGCCGTGGCGCGCGACCGCGGCACCGGCGACACGGTGGAGCTGGTCCTCGCCATCCTCTTCTTGTTCGTCACCTCACCGGCGGCCGGCCACATGGTGGCCCGGGCCGCCTACCGGGCGGGCACCGAGCTCAGCCCGGCCACGTCCGTCGACGAGCTGGCCTCCGCCCCCGAGCCGGCTGCCGGCACGGACCAGCCGGCCGGCGGGCTGGCAGGATGA
- a CDS encoding cation:proton antiporter: MNAVTDVAFAGLVVAALLAVVRMVRGPSLADRIVAADLLVLILLAGMGVATVRTGSTFFVTAVLVTALVAFVATVTVARYIERRGAR, from the coding sequence GTGAACGCCGTCACCGACGTGGCCTTCGCCGGTCTCGTCGTCGCCGCGCTGCTCGCCGTGGTGCGGATGGTGCGCGGGCCGTCGCTGGCCGACCGCATCGTGGCCGCCGACCTGCTGGTGCTCATCCTGCTGGCCGGCATGGGTGTGGCCACCGTGCGCACCGGCAGCACGTTCTTCGTCACCGCTGTGCTGGTCACGGCCCTGGTCGCCTTCGTCGCCACCGTGACCGTCGCCAGGTACATCGAGCGGAGGGGTGCCCGGTGA
- a CDS encoding sulfurtransferase — MAIPPVVAPAWVAAHRGELVLADVRYFLDGRSGHDAYLAGHLPGAVFVDLDADLAGPPGGAAGRHPLPTAETFAAALARRGIASADLVVAYDDAGGCFAARLVWMLRVTGHRAALLDGGLAAWAAPLETGEVRRSPTTRVPAPWPADRLASTDQVDDLRTRPDAVLLDARAPERFRGDVEPLDPRAGHIPGARSSPWAANLDATGRFHRPDALRAHFAALGAREGTRLVVSCGSGVTACHTLLALELAGVTGAALFPASWSGWCADPARPAALGDA, encoded by the coding sequence GTGGCCATCCCCCCCGTGGTGGCCCCGGCGTGGGTCGCCGCCCACCGCGGCGAGCTCGTGCTGGCCGACGTCCGGTACTTCCTCGACGGCCGCTCGGGCCACGACGCCTACCTCGCCGGCCACCTCCCCGGCGCCGTGTTCGTCGACCTCGACGCCGACCTGGCGGGCCCGCCCGGCGGTGCCGCCGGGCGCCATCCGCTCCCCACTGCGGAGACCTTCGCCGCGGCCCTCGCCCGGCGCGGGATCGCCAGCGCCGACCTCGTCGTCGCCTACGACGATGCCGGGGGGTGCTTCGCAGCCCGGCTGGTGTGGATGCTGCGGGTCACCGGTCACCGCGCGGCGCTGCTCGACGGCGGCCTGGCGGCCTGGGCCGCTCCGCTGGAGACCGGGGAGGTCCGCCGATCACCCACCACGCGGGTGCCCGCACCGTGGCCGGCCGACCGGTTGGCCTCCACCGACCAGGTCGACGACCTCCGCACCCGCCCCGACGCGGTGCTCCTGGACGCCCGCGCGCCCGAGCGGTTCCGGGGCGACGTCGAGCCGCTCGACCCCCGGGCCGGTCACATCCCCGGCGCGCGCAGCTCGCCCTGGGCCGCGAACCTGGACGCGACCGGCAGGTTCCACCGGCCCGACGCGCTGCGGGCCCACTTCGCTGCGCTCGGCGCGCGGGAGGGCACGCGCCTGGTGGTGTCGTGCGGCTCGGGCGTGACGGCGTGCCACACCCTGCTCGCGCTTGAGCTCGCCGGCGTGACGGGCGCCGCCCTGTTCCCGGCCAGCTGGTCGGGGTGGTGCGCCGACCCGGCCCGGCCGGCGGCCCTGGGCGACGCCTGA
- a CDS encoding Na+/H+ antiporter subunit E codes for MSRLVAPAVRYALALVVLTAVWVGLWGDLTLANVLGGVLAGGFLLMAFPLHPRRSRVVVRPFGTARFLGYFAWLLVRANVDVVRAVIRPSRVREGIVAVEVSTSSDWLLVLLANCVTLTPGTLTVDLRREPDVLYVHVLCLGTLDDARRDVLLLQRSILRAFGPAGSVDDVERRLAGVAA; via the coding sequence GTGAGCCGCCTGGTTGCGCCCGCCGTCCGGTACGCCCTGGCCCTGGTGGTCCTCACCGCGGTGTGGGTGGGGCTGTGGGGCGACCTCACGCTCGCCAACGTGCTGGGAGGCGTGCTCGCCGGCGGCTTCCTGCTCATGGCCTTCCCGCTCCACCCGCGCCGCTCGCGCGTCGTGGTCCGGCCGTTCGGCACGGCGCGCTTCCTCGGGTACTTTGCGTGGCTGCTGGTGCGGGCCAACGTCGACGTGGTGCGGGCCGTGATCCGGCCGAGCCGGGTCCGGGAGGGCATCGTGGCCGTCGAGGTGAGCACCTCGTCGGACTGGCTGCTCGTGCTGCTGGCCAACTGCGTCACGCTCACCCCGGGCACGCTCACCGTCGACCTCCGACGCGAACCCGACGTGCTCTACGTGCACGTCCTGTGCCTGGGGACGCTCGACGACGCCCGGCGGGACGTGCTGCTGCTGCAGCGGTCGATCCTCCGTGCCTTCGGCCCGGCCGGGTCGGTCGACGACGTCGAGCGGCGCCTGGCGGGGGTGGCTGCGTGA
- a CDS encoding aspartate aminotransferase family protein yields MAHDELLQRHRAVLPSWLALYYDEPIELVDGEGRRVRDGEGRTYLDFFGGILTTMTGYNVPEVVEAIREQAGRMIHTSTLYLIRPMVELAELIAGLAPMPDAKVFFTCSGSEANETALLLCSTVRRSNQVLALRNSYHGRSFATMAVTGNRGWSASSLTPFNVSYVHNGYRFRSPFRDLSDPDFIRVCADDLRDVIATTTAGDVACMIAEPVQGVGGFAVPPDGFFGAMKEVLDEYGILFVSDEVQTGWGRTGEHFWGIQAHGVEPDLITFAKGLGNGLTVAGVAGRAELVDSVQANSISTFGGNPLSTAGALANLRYLLDHDLQANAREMGGRLHDALAPLAETLSVVAEVRAKGLMIGIELVGPDGRTPDPAAASRALELTRAGGLLVGKGGLFGNCLRVAPPLTLTAAEADEGAAILVDALVAVEAERAR; encoded by the coding sequence ATGGCTCACGACGAGCTGCTGCAGCGCCACCGAGCGGTGCTGCCCTCCTGGCTGGCCCTCTACTACGACGAGCCCATCGAGCTCGTCGACGGCGAGGGGAGGCGGGTGCGCGACGGCGAGGGCCGGACCTACCTCGACTTCTTCGGCGGGATCCTCACCACGATGACGGGCTACAACGTGCCCGAGGTGGTCGAGGCCATCCGCGAGCAGGCCGGCCGGATGATCCACACCAGCACGCTGTACCTGATCCGCCCGATGGTGGAGCTGGCCGAGCTCATCGCCGGGCTGGCGCCCATGCCCGACGCCAAGGTGTTCTTCACCTGCTCGGGTTCCGAGGCCAACGAGACGGCCCTGCTGCTCTGCTCCACCGTGAGGCGCTCCAACCAGGTGCTGGCGCTGCGCAACAGCTACCACGGGCGCTCCTTCGCCACCATGGCCGTCACCGGCAACCGGGGCTGGTCGGCCTCGAGCCTCACCCCGTTCAACGTGAGCTACGTCCACAACGGCTACCGCTTCCGGAGCCCGTTCCGCGACCTGTCCGACCCCGACTTCATCCGCGTGTGCGCCGACGACCTGCGCGACGTCATCGCGACCACGACGGCGGGCGACGTGGCCTGCATGATCGCCGAGCCGGTGCAGGGCGTCGGTGGCTTCGCCGTCCCGCCCGACGGGTTCTTCGGGGCCATGAAGGAGGTGCTCGACGAGTACGGCATCCTCTTCGTGTCCGACGAGGTGCAGACCGGCTGGGGGCGGACCGGCGAGCACTTCTGGGGGATCCAGGCCCACGGCGTCGAGCCCGACCTGATCACCTTCGCCAAGGGCCTCGGCAACGGGCTCACCGTCGCCGGCGTGGCCGGCCGGGCCGAGCTGGTCGACTCGGTCCAGGCCAACTCGATCTCCACCTTCGGGGGCAACCCGCTGTCGACGGCGGGGGCCCTGGCCAACCTGCGCTACCTGCTCGACCACGATCTGCAGGCCAACGCCCGCGAGATGGGTGGCCGCCTCCACGACGCCCTGGCGCCGCTCGCCGAGACGCTCTCGGTGGTCGCCGAGGTGCGGGCCAAGGGCCTCATGATTGGCATCGAGCTCGTGGGGCCCGACGGCCGCACGCCCGACCCGGCAGCGGCCTCGCGGGCCCTCGAGCTCACTCGGGCCGGCGGGCTGCTCGTGGGCAAGGGCGGCCTGTTCGGCAACTGCCTGCGGGTCGCGCCCCCGCTCACCCTCACGGCGGCCGAGGCCGACGAGGGCGCGGCCATCCTGGTCGACGCGCTGGTGGCCGTGGAGGCCGAGCGGGCCCGCTGA
- the pheA gene encoding prephenate dehydratase, with the protein MTDPAPRLRVGFLGPHGTFTEQALLTQPYLAAAELVALPTIPDVLEATESGHTDVGFVPIENSIEGTVNLTIDTLAFGTRLLIQREVVLEIEMHLLAAPGVALADVRRVVSFPHAWAQCRRFLHEHLPGVDLVAATSTAEAARLAGEDPRPDTAAIAPALAGKLYGLEALATDIEDHDTNQTRFVVVARDGVPAPTGHDKTSVVVYQRANVPGSLISILQEFAARTINLSKLESRPTKSGGLGDYCFIIDFEGHVADELVADTLRDLRVKHGGVKFLGSYPAGTGKGAELRREADAAWREADEWLADLRARVGAGPLGGVGGPGGAG; encoded by the coding sequence GTGACCGATCCCGCCCCCCGCCTCCGTGTGGGGTTCCTCGGCCCGCACGGCACCTTCACCGAGCAGGCGCTCCTCACCCAGCCGTACCTGGCCGCCGCGGAGCTGGTCGCCCTCCCCACCATCCCCGACGTGCTCGAGGCCACCGAGTCGGGCCACACCGACGTGGGCTTCGTCCCTATCGAGAACTCCATCGAGGGCACCGTCAACCTCACCATCGACACGCTGGCCTTCGGCACCCGGCTGCTCATCCAGCGCGAGGTCGTCCTCGAGATCGAGATGCACCTCCTCGCCGCGCCCGGTGTGGCCCTCGCCGACGTGCGGCGGGTGGTGTCGTTCCCGCACGCCTGGGCCCAGTGCCGGCGGTTCCTGCACGAGCACCTGCCCGGCGTCGACCTGGTGGCCGCCACCTCCACCGCCGAGGCGGCCCGGCTGGCGGGCGAGGACCCGCGGCCCGACACCGCTGCCATCGCGCCGGCCCTGGCCGGCAAGCTGTACGGCCTCGAGGCGCTGGCCACCGACATCGAGGATCACGACACCAACCAGACCCGCTTCGTGGTGGTGGCCCGCGACGGGGTGCCGGCCCCGACCGGTCACGACAAGACGAGCGTCGTCGTGTACCAGCGTGCCAACGTGCCGGGCAGCCTGATCTCCATCCTCCAGGAGTTCGCGGCGCGCACCATCAACCTGTCGAAGCTCGAGAGCCGGCCCACGAAGTCGGGGGGCCTGGGCGACTACTGCTTCATCATCGACTTCGAGGGTCACGTCGCCGACGAGCTGGTGGCCGACACGCTTCGCGACCTGCGGGTGAAGCACGGCGGGGTGAAGTTCCTCGGCTCCTACCCGGCCGGCACGGGCAAGGGCGCCGAGCTGCGCCGCGAGGCCGACGCGGCCTGGCGCGAGGCCGACGAGTGGCTCGCCGACCTCCGCGCTCGGGTCGGGGCCGGCCC
- the larB gene encoding nickel pincer cofactor biosynthesis protein LarB, with product MDEPAILQLLEDVRDGALPADAALARLRRLPFADLGFARVDHHRALRQGLPEAVYGPGKSPGHVAAIVGELLDNGAGPVVLTRADPAQVEAATAARPGGTVTGHDGTPATVVWRPSAERPERILIVAAGTADLPVAEECAATLRAHGFRPTPLTDVGVAGVHRLLASAGELDAADGVVVVAGMEGALASLVGGMTGAPVVAVPTSVGYGAGLQGVTALLAMLASCAPGIAVVGIDNGFGAACAMARILGVRAVRGG from the coding sequence GTGGACGAGCCGGCAATCCTGCAGCTGCTGGAGGACGTGCGCGACGGCGCCCTGCCGGCCGACGCCGCCCTGGCGCGCCTGCGCCGCCTGCCCTTCGCCGACCTCGGCTTCGCCCGCGTCGACCACCACCGCGCGCTCCGCCAGGGCCTGCCCGAGGCCGTCTACGGCCCCGGCAAGTCACCGGGCCACGTGGCCGCCATCGTCGGCGAGCTTCTCGACAACGGGGCCGGTCCCGTGGTGCTCACCCGGGCCGACCCGGCCCAGGTCGAGGCGGCGACGGCCGCCAGGCCCGGGGGCACCGTCACCGGCCACGACGGCACGCCGGCCACGGTGGTGTGGCGCCCGTCGGCCGAGCGGCCCGAGCGGATCCTGATCGTGGCGGCCGGCACCGCCGACCTGCCCGTGGCCGAGGAGTGCGCCGCCACCCTGCGGGCCCACGGCTTCCGCCCGACGCCGCTCACCGACGTCGGCGTGGCCGGGGTCCACCGCCTCCTGGCCTCGGCCGGCGAGCTCGACGCGGCCGACGGCGTGGTGGTGGTGGCCGGGATGGAGGGGGCCCTCGCCAGCCTGGTGGGGGGGATGACCGGCGCGCCGGTGGTCGCGGTGCCCACCAGCGTCGGCTACGGCGCCGGGCTGCAGGGGGTGACGGCCCTGCTCGCCATGCTGGCCTCGTGCGCGCCGGGGATCGCGGTGGTGGGGATCGACAACGGGTTCGGCGCGGCCTGCGCCATGGCCCGCATCCTCGGCGTGCGGGCGGTGCGCGGTGGCTGA
- the larC gene encoding nickel pincer cofactor biosynthesis protein LarC, with protein sequence MADVEAAGTAPATVAWFHCFSGVAGDMTLGALVDAGADLAEVRALCERLPVGGWALTAEPVLRGGIAGTHVRVVTDEQKVVRTFSHIVGLVEAARLPARVEARALGAFTALADVEGHLHRRPASQVHFHEVGALDALIDVVGSCAAMEVLGVDRVEASAVATGTGMVRTEHGLLPNPAPAVVSLLRGAPTYGIEVPVELTTPTGAALLAATVSRWGPLPPLTIAATGFGAGTRELDDRPNLLQVVVGTAADRPVPGQPVVVVEVTVDDVTGETLAHAVATVLEAGAHDAWVTPVVMKKGRPGHVVTALADPALAGQVALALRRETGSLGVRATTSERWPAARAVHQVEVGGEPVRVKVSPGRVKVEHDDAARAADRTGLPLREVVSLAEEAWRRRPPDDEAG encoded by the coding sequence GTGGCTGACGTCGAGGCCGCCGGCACGGCCCCCGCCACCGTCGCCTGGTTCCACTGCTTCTCCGGGGTGGCCGGCGACATGACGCTCGGGGCGCTGGTCGACGCCGGCGCCGACCTCGCCGAGGTGCGGGCGCTGTGCGAGCGCCTCCCGGTCGGCGGGTGGGCACTCACGGCCGAGCCGGTGCTGCGGGGCGGGATCGCGGGCACGCACGTCCGGGTCGTCACCGACGAGCAGAAGGTGGTGCGGACCTTCAGCCACATCGTCGGGCTGGTGGAGGCGGCGCGCCTGCCAGCCCGCGTGGAGGCCCGCGCCCTCGGCGCCTTCACGGCCCTGGCCGACGTCGAGGGGCACCTCCATCGGCGACCCGCCAGCCAGGTGCACTTCCACGAGGTCGGCGCGCTCGACGCGCTCATCGACGTGGTGGGCTCGTGCGCCGCGATGGAGGTGCTCGGCGTCGACCGGGTCGAGGCCAGCGCGGTCGCGACCGGCACCGGGATGGTGCGCACCGAGCACGGCCTGCTCCCCAACCCGGCGCCCGCCGTGGTGTCGCTGCTGCGGGGTGCCCCCACGTACGGCATCGAGGTCCCGGTGGAGCTCACCACGCCCACCGGCGCCGCGCTGCTGGCGGCCACCGTCTCGCGCTGGGGGCCCCTGCCGCCGCTGACCATCGCAGCCACCGGCTTCGGCGCCGGGACCCGCGAGCTCGACGACCGGCCCAACCTGCTCCAGGTGGTGGTGGGCACCGCCGCCGATCGCCCGGTGCCGGGCCAGCCGGTCGTCGTGGTCGAGGTGACGGTCGACGACGTCACCGGCGAGACGCTGGCCCACGCGGTGGCCACGGTGCTCGAGGCCGGCGCCCACGACGCCTGGGTCACGCCGGTGGTGATGAAGAAGGGCCGGCCCGGCCACGTGGTGACCGCGCTCGCCGACCCGGCCCTCGCCGGGCAGGTCGCGCTGGCCCTCCGCCGCGAGACCGGCAGCCTCGGGGTGCGGGCGACCACCTCCGAGCGCTGGCCCGCGGCCCGCGCCGTCCACCAGGTGGAGGTGGGGGGCGAGCCGGTGCGGGTGAAGGTCAGCCCCGGGCGGGTGAAGGTGGAGCACGACGACGCGGCCCGCGCCGCCGACCGCACCGGGCTCCCGCTGCGCGAGGTGGTCTCCCTGGCCGAGGAGGCGTGGCGCCGCCGACCCCCCGACGACGAGGCCGGCTGA